A single Mixta calida DNA region contains:
- the mpaA gene encoding murein tripeptide amidase MpaA, with protein sequence MTLLYPRPLRGALEVEMTRYGTSVLGAPLIWFPAAQADSDSGLVLAGTHGDESAALVTLSCALRTLHSAHRRHHVVLAVNPDGCQLGLRANARGVDLNRNFPAANWQSGETVYRWNSAAEARDVRLSTGGRAASEPETAALCQLIHQLRPAWVVSLHEPLACIDDPQQTPIGEWLAAQTGLTRVASVGYSTPGSFGSWCADLALPCVTVELPPISTDEATERYLSAFTGLLSWRP encoded by the coding sequence ATGACCCTGTTATATCCGCGCCCGTTGCGCGGCGCGCTGGAAGTGGAAATGACGCGCTATGGCACCTCGGTGCTGGGCGCACCGCTAATCTGGTTTCCCGCCGCGCAGGCGGACAGCGACAGCGGGCTGGTGCTGGCGGGCACCCATGGCGATGAGAGCGCGGCGCTGGTAACGCTCTCCTGCGCCCTGCGCACTCTGCACAGCGCCCACCGTCGACATCATGTGGTGCTGGCGGTCAATCCTGACGGCTGTCAGCTGGGACTACGCGCCAACGCGCGCGGCGTCGACCTTAACCGCAACTTTCCCGCCGCCAACTGGCAGTCGGGAGAAACGGTCTACCGCTGGAACAGCGCCGCCGAAGCGCGCGACGTGCGCCTGTCTACCGGCGGGCGCGCCGCCTCCGAGCCGGAAACCGCCGCGCTGTGCCAGCTGATTCACCAGCTGCGTCCGGCCTGGGTCGTCTCTCTGCATGAGCCGCTGGCCTGCATCGACGATCCGCAACAGACGCCGATCGGCGAATGGCTGGCGGCGCAGACCGGACTGACTCGCGTCGCCAGCGTCGGCTACAGCACGCCGGGATCGTTCGGCAGCTGGTGCGCCGATCTGGCGCTGCCCTGCGTCACCGTCGAACTGCCGCCGATCTCTACCGACGAGGCGACGGAACGCTATCTCAGCGCCTTCACCGGCCTACTCAGCTGGCGGCCGTGA